Proteins encoded together in one Triticum dicoccoides isolate Atlit2015 ecotype Zavitan chromosome 7B, WEW_v2.0, whole genome shotgun sequence window:
- the LOC119340962 gene encoding CASP-like protein 1E1, with translation MESRVKPGFSGAGSLSGSRRSYMGAAAPSKPAVDGCGVALRVFILAATLVAAVVMGLDRQTATVQVTIADTLPPLQVPVTAKWSYSSAFVYFVVANAMACVFSAVALAACRSRSAVVPLMVGDLVVQALLFSAVGASAEFGILGERGNSHVRWGKVCHVYSSFCERAMAAVIVSLIAAFANLVHLMFAILDVHKNSSYY, from the exons ATGGAGTCGCGGGTGAAGCCCGGGTTCAGCGGCGCGGGCAGCCTGTCCGGCAGCCGGAGGAGCTACATGGGGGCGGCGGCGCCTAGCAAGCCGGCGGTGGACGGGTGCGGCGTGGCACTGCGCGTGTTCATCCTGGCGGCGACGCTGGTCGCCGCCGTGGTGATGGGCCTGGACCGGCAGACGGCCACCGTGCAGGTCACCATCGCCGACACGCTGCCGCCGCTGCAGGTCCCCGTCACGGCCAAGTGGTCCTACTCCTCCGCCTTCGT GTACTTCGTGGTGGCGAACGCGATGGCGTGCGTCTTCTCGGCGGTGGCGCTGGCGGCGTGCCGCAGCCGGAGCGCGGTGGTGCCGCTGATGGTCGGCGACCTGGTGGTGCAGGCGCTCCTGTTCTCGGCGGTGGGCGCGTCGGCGGAGTTCGGCATCCTGGGCGAGCGCGGCAACTCCCACGTGCGCTGGGGCAAGGTGTGCCACGTCTACAGCAGCTTTTGCGAGCGCGCCATGGCCGCCGTCATCGTCTCCCTCATCGCCGCCTTCGCCAACCTCGTGCACCTCATGTTCGCCATCCTAGACGTCCACAAAAACTCCTcctactactag